In Clostridiales bacterium, the genomic stretch TAAGGTGTTTTTTAACAGCATAGCGATAGTCATAGGCCCTACTCCTCCAGGAACCGGAGTTATAGCTTGCGCTATTTTTGAAACTTCGTCAAATTTAACATCGCCCTTTAGGCCTTGCTCGGTGCGATGTATCCCTACATCTATCACTACCGCGCCTTTTTTGACCATAGACGCGTCAATCAATTCTTGTTTGCCCGCTGCGACAATCAAAATATCCGCCAAAGATGTTATAGACTTCAGGTCTTTTGTTTTACTGTGGGTTATTGTTACCGTAGCGTTTTCCCTTAACATCATAAAAGCGGCGGGTTTGCCCACTATATTGCTTCTGCCTACTATAACCGCGTTTTTGCCGCTGATTTCTATATTGCTTCTTTTTAAAATTTCTATAATCCCAGAAGGCGTGCAAGGCGCTAGTGTTTGGCTCTCGCCCAAAAATAATCTGCCCATATTTTGTGGGCAAAAACCGTCAACATCTTTTTTAGGATTAATCGCCGATATGACTTTATTCGTTTTAATATGCGAAGGAAGCGGCAATTGAACGAGTATTCCATGGATATTAGCATCATTATTCAGCGCGTCAATGAGTTGCAATATCTCGTTTTCTTCGGCTGTCGGTTGTAGATAGTAAGCGTAAGACTTGATACCGACTTGAGAACAAGCTTTGATTTTATTTTTTACATATATTTTGCTTGCTTCGTCATCCCCTACCAAAATAACCGCAAGCCCGCACTTAATATTTTTTGAATCAATCTCGTTTTTGATCTCTTGCCTAATAGCAGCCGCGATAGCCTTTCCGTCCAATAAAATGGCGCCCATTATTTTACTATACCTTCTTTTTTTATTATATTAGCCAATATTCCATTCACATATGACGGGCTCTTTTCGGTGGAATATATTTTGGTGAGATTGACCGCTTCGTTGCATGTTACCGAAACAGGAATGTCGTCCATATAAAGCAACTCATACAACGCCAGGAGCAAAATGCCCAAATCAATCCTAAATATTCTATTTATCGCAAACCCTTCGGAATATTGCGCTATAATATTTTCCAGCTTTTCATAATTGGCTATTACGCCTTCATACACGGTTTTGATATATTGCCTGTCATCGTCTGTAAATGATAAATCCTGAACAATATTGTTCAGGGTTATCTCGCTCTTAGCGCGATGAAAAAGATATTCAAAAATCAATAAAAAAGCTTTTTCCCTCGCTTGTATTCTGCTCATTAGTTATTATCGTCATCCAGCTTAGAGTATTTATTCAAAATAGCGTTTATCCTAGCGTATATGTCTTCTTTTGATATTCTTGCCCCGCTCGGTTTTTGGGGCGGTCTTTTGCCCGCGACTCCTTGTTGGGCGGTAGACGCGGTTTGATTTATGGGCATGCTAGAACTTTGAGGCGTAGGTCTTACGCCCATAGGTCTTTGAGGATAAGGCCTTCTAAACGCGCTTTGCGCGCTTTGTTGAGTTTGTTGAGCCGGTCTTGCATGTTGTTCATAACTTTGAACAGGCTGCTGCGATTGCTGCGGTTGTTGCGCCGTTCTGACGCCTTGATAATTGGGAGGCGTTTGCCTTGGCATTTGAGGTTGAGGTTGAGTTGTTTTTTCAGGTCTTGCCGCCTCTTTAGTCTCAAAAGGATTTGTTGGAATAACTGTTTGTTTTTGAATTTCTCTATTAATATTTTCGTAAGCTGCCTGAAAAGGCGCTTGCCTTTCTTGTTGGATAAACTCATCCTGCTCAAAAGATTTGTAATGGGGCGGAGTTTTCTTTGGCGCGGGCTTTGGTCCAAAAACATCTTTTAACTCAATCGGTCTTTGCTCTCTTTCGCCGGCTTTTCTAGTCGGCGTAGTATAAGGAATAGAATATTGGTCGGGGTTTAAAGACGGCTCTCCTTCCATGACTGATTGCTCGTCAATAACATCAAGCTGTTCGGGCGTAAAATCAACTTCGG encodes the following:
- the folD gene encoding bifunctional methylenetetrahydrofolate dehydrogenase/methenyltetrahydrofolate cyclohydrolase FolD: MGAILLDGKAIAAAIRQEIKNEIDSKNIKCGLAVILVGDDEASKIYVKNKIKACSQVGIKSYAYYLQPTAEENEILQLIDALNNDANIHGILVQLPLPSHIKTNKVISAINPKKDVDGFCPQNMGRLFLGESQTLAPCTPSGIIEILKRSNIEISGKNAVIVGRSNIVGKPAAFMMLRENATVTITHSKTKDLKSITSLADILIVAAGKQELIDASMVKKGAVVIDVGIHRTEQGLKGDVKFDEVSKIAQAITPVPGGVGPMTIAMLLKNTLKAAKDILEIQ
- the nusB gene encoding transcription antitermination factor NusB, which codes for MSRIQAREKAFLLIFEYLFHRAKSEITLNNIVQDLSFTDDDRQYIKTVYEGVIANYEKLENIIAQYSEGFAINRIFRIDLGILLLALYELLYMDDIPVSVTCNEAVNLTKIYSTEKSPSYVNGILANIIKKEGIVK